One Narcine bancroftii isolate sNarBan1 chromosome 3, sNarBan1.hap1, whole genome shotgun sequence DNA window includes the following coding sequences:
- the tob1a gene encoding protein Tob1a produces MQLEIQVALNFIISYLYNKLPRRRVNIFGEELERLLKKKYEGHWYPDKPYRGSGYRCVHIGETIDPVIERAAKESGLDMKDVRDNLPQDLSVWIDPFEVSYQIGEKGPVKVLYVDDNKDSGTELDKEIKNSFNPEAQVFMPICDPVGGSSVSSSPSPPFGHSAAVSPTFMPRSAQPLTFTTATFAATKFGSTKMKTSGRNSKVARASPTNLGLNVNSLLKQKALSTSMHSLYGLGVGTQQQHQKSSALSPNAKEFIFPGIQGQGATSAMFPAESSLNLSPLQYGNTFDMFAYGSLSEKSFMDGLNFSLGNVQYSNQQFQPVMAN; encoded by the coding sequence ATGCAGCTTGAAATCCAAGTCGCACTCAACTTCATTATCTCATACTTGTACAATAAGCTCCCTCGGCGAAGAGTCAACATATTTGGTGAGGAGCTGGAGCGGCtgttgaagaagaaatatgaaggaCACTGGTATCCAGACAAGCCATACAGAGGGTCTGGATATCGGTGTGTACACATCGGGGAGACCATTGACCCTGTCATTGAGCGAGCTGCCAAAGAAAGTGGTTTGGACATGAAGGATGTCCGTGACAACCTGCCTCAGGACTTGAGCGTGTGGATAGACCCTTTTGAAGTGTCTTATCAGATTGGAGAGAAGGGGCCTGTCAAGGTGCTCTATGTGGATGACAACAAAGATTCTGGGACTGAGCTAGACAAAGAAATCAAAAACAGCTTCAACCCTGAAGCCCAGGTCTTTATGCCCATTTGTGACCCAGTGGGGGGGTCATCAGTATCcagctccccctctcctcctttcgGTCACTCTGCTGCTGTGAGCCCCACTTTCATGCCTCGCTCCGCCCAGCCTTTAACATTCACCACTGCCACTTTTGCTGCTACAAAATTCGGTTCGACCAAAATGAAGACCAGTGGCCGCAACAGCAAGGTCGCTCGAGCATCCCCCACCAACCTTGGCTTGAATGTAAACAGCCTGCTGAAGCAGAAAGCCCTGTCGACCTCCATGCACTCTCTCTATGGGCTTGGAGTGGGTACCCAGCAGCAACACCAGAAGAGCTCTGCGCTCTCCCCCAATGCCAAGGAGTTTATTTTCCCTGGCATCCAGGGGCAGGGCGCTACCAGTGCAATGTTCCCAGCGGAGAGCTCTCTGAACCTCAGTCCTCTCCAGTATGGTAATACCTTTGACATGTTTGCCTATGGAAGCCTCAGTGAAAAATCCTTTATGGATGGTCTGAATTTCAGCCTCGGTAATGTGCAGTATTCTAACCAGCAGTTCCAACCTGTCATGGCTAATTAG